The sequence TAAACATCAGTGAGCAATGCAGAGAAAATCAGCTCTTTAGGTTATTCTCTCCCAAGATCAACATCATGGAGCAGCGCATCATTTTGCTGTGGTTACATATTGGCAAAAAATACCAGTACTTTGTGAAGACGGGAGTTataaaatagtttgaaatgaagAATCTTGGAGAAGCACAATTTCATTGCCCTCCCGTGTTTCTGCCTGCTTCACTAGATTCAGACAGTAAGGGCTTGTTCTCTGtgtaatgtaatcaaatgaCTGCAGAGAGGAGCGTAAAATGAAAAGAGACACAAACTTTTTGCAGACAGATGCAAAATGACCACAGAAATACAAACCAGTTCCCCAAAGCCATAACAGGACCTCATGGAGATGCAAAgaccacaaagacacacaaacaactgcaagaaaacacacaaagtttCTCACTGCCAAGAACTAGGACCTTTAGTCCATTCAAAAGTTGTTTTTGGACTCCTTTCTGGGCATTTTTCTCCCTGTGGTTCATTCCAAACATCTCATTTCAAGATTAGGAGTGCTGATTTTTATGGAAATACACAGCAGCGACCTCACATGCAGGGTCACCAATAACTAGTTGACAGtgtgcaaaagaaaatgaatgattgaACCTGTCGATCCCGATTATACACAAGGAGATGGACAGTTTTGTCCTCACAGCCCTTTGCATTCCCTGCATAATAATAGCCTGTTGTCaaggagggaggaaggaagaaaggaggGAGAGGGGAGGAAACTGCgctgaaagaaaagcaactgcTGATCCAAGTGTGAGGTTAAATGCTCTGGAAGCGCAAAGAGGGAGGGAGCAGTGTCTTATTCTGAGAGGTGTGGGTTTAGTGTTggatcttttctttctctcttttttttggtcaATAATTGACGAAAAAAACCCGCACTtggatcaatattaccaaaTCAGTTTTTCAGGGGCGTTATCTCTGGCTCtaaagtctatttttttttttctaagtcatGCCACGTTTGAGATTACGCCTGTGATGGGCTGAGCCATCATCCTCCTCTCGCTCACACTCTGCTGCCGCTCAGACTGCCGCTCAGACACAGAGGCTGGTCGAAAAGTTACCAAAGTTGCCTtgccttttatttgtttatgtatttgacATTGTCATCGCGAACACCTCATTCTGCTGTTCACCGGGCCCGCCGCAGCATGCTGGACTGACGGCTTGGAGGAATGGCATCGGCTGTGTTTGAAGGGACGTCCCTGGTCAACATGTTCGTCCGGGACTGCTGGGTTAACGGGATCCGGAGACTTATTATCAGTCAGAgcggagaggaagaggagttttTCGAGATCAGGACCGAGTGGTCTGACAGGAACATTTTATACTTGCATCGCAGTTACTCTGATCTCGGGCGGCTGTTTAGGAGACTGGTGGAGTCTTTTCCggaggacagacgagatctgtcCAAATCTCCACTGATAGAAGGTTGGTGTGACAGCGGATAACATGTGACAGTTACTAATCTACAAGGCAGGAAGCGATGATCGAGCAGTATCAGAAATAACTCATTTCTATTATTATATTCCCGTTCAGGAGCGTATTGCATTTATACTGTAAGTGTAGGAAGTAAGTTGGCCACCCTGTCCTCTTTAGCACTACGAGTTTCAGATTCCAGAAGAGAAATATTTACTCTGAAGTCCcgaaacaaagaaaactaattTTGGCATTTCAAGCAATTAAACTTGCAGATGGCATTTCTATGTAATTAGTGAAATAATTGAAGCTCAGTTTTCTACTATTTACCAgacttttgcagcatttttcagcAATATGAAGCTACCTCGAACTAAATCAGCACtgaccacttttttttaactaattgAAAAGTTTGTCTTGGAGTTTGCGGTGGACTCCCTAAAGGAAATCCTCCTGCAGATTATATTCCTGTTTACATTTTGCAAGAGCTGGTACAGAAGTTGTTGTCTTTGTGCATTGCAGTCAGATCCAGATCTGCAAATGATCCATTGACACCATAGGGCTGATTAAAGTGCTGGTGATTAACAAAGCAGAATACACGAAAAATATTGAGCTTAATCAGCAAAGGCTTGGTTCTAATTTGAAAGGCTTCAGAGCCTTGGAGGTTAATAATTAACATTGTGCTCTTTAGGATGTCACATCAATAGAAGTCTGTGCTGACAGCATGTTTCTAATCTATGTCAATATTTAGGACCTAAAAGACTGGACACACTATGTGTAAGATTTGTTGCCATGACTCTGTGGGAGCTGGATTCCCTATGGGGATCCTTAAGTACCAATGCAGACTTTCAGTGTGGAAATCTGTTCTTTACATCTTACATCACAAGCTTGCTGCTGGAGCAAGTCTTTTCTGGTAGCTTAAAACTTGGATCAAAGGCCACGGCAAAAATATTTCTATTGCTTATGCACATTTTTTATTATGAGGGATAAAAAGTACACAGTTTTGCAGAAGATGGGTGCTGAAATATAAACTTGTTGAGATATAAACAGTTAGTCCAGATGGTAGCATTTTAGGTTAACATCAGTTATTTGACACACTATTTTGCCATCGCATGTCTCCAGATTTGGTGATTCTTTTAAAGATATGAAAGTGAAGGTTTTTCCTTCAAAAGCAAGCGGGGTATTCAAGTTAAAGCTTGGCTTTACTGTGTCTGAGCATCCAACCAAAGCATACTGTTTACGTTGTCTTTGACCAtgttgcaatatttgcctttcaTAGTCACTTTAAACCACCTGTGTCTGGCTTAATCCAGGGGTCTTTTTAGTGGTTTTCCCGCACTCTTTTCcactttctatttttatttatttatttttaaatggaagTGCGGGAGAGCCATCCAGCCACAAACTACTGCAGAAAtaacttgtttgttttgttttttgttttttaaattacttcacTTAATTTTGAGTAAATATAACTAAAACGTTCGTCCAAAACTGAATGTGAAAGATTTTGTGCTACTGATATCAGGTAATTTAAACAGTAAAATATAAGGCAGTGCTTTGCAGACGGCAGTCTTTTGGTATACTATGTGTGAACCTCCAGCATTCAGGATTTGGATACCCCACAACTGTCACAAATTTGGCAAAACTCCCAGCCTCTCCTGTGTGAGagaggacccccccccccccccccccccccctcggcACTTTGCTTTCGTGTCTACTTGCTGAGCTTATACCAGTGTTTTGGAGACATCCCTTTAGCTGGGACTGGAAAGGCTGGCTTCCTGCTCAGGCACTAAAATAGCTGACAGAGTTGTTGACAGCTAGCTGCTTCGCCTCAGCCAGTGCAGTGTGGAATGCATTTTGGGACGAGACATTTTTGATCTCATGACTCACTTTTCACTTCTTTATTCCGTCTGTCACTCTCATGCTGATTATAGCTCAATGATAAATGAAGCTGAAGGAGACATCAAGACCATTTTAGTGTTTGAAACTGGTTTGAGCATTTCATTGACGGATTGTGAGCCACAGGGTTAAAAGAAATTGAGGAATTCCTGAATTCCTATCCCTTTTTAATATTTCCTTTGCATGCCATCTAATCGCTGCCCTGATTGAAGATCTTGAGGggagaaaatacacaaaaccaTAGGTCTGCCCTTTCTCAGTCTATTTTGCCACAATTTCTGGCTCTGgtcatgttttcctgtttctgtgctgcGTCTAGGCAACAAGGAAGGCGTGCAGAGCTTTTCAGACTTATGTCATGATGAGAAAGAGGGCGACTGCGGAGGAGTGGACTTCCCATATTTAGTACCGCTGGTCTGCCAGGGCCTCATCACACTTACCTTACATGTGACCCCATGAGCATACAGACAGCGAGCGATTGCTCACATTCCATGTGAGCTAGATATGATCAAGGAATGTAGACGCAGACAGCGTTGAAATCACTCTTACAAACTGTCAGCTTCTGTTGCCTACTCAAGCAGTTTCTCtattttaggcttttttttttaacagtaatatATGAATGCTAAACAATATAATACAACCTCAATTTTTACTCTGTAGGCAGCGAAGGTGACACTTTGACACTGTGGAGAGGCTATTAAATTGGCAGACTACCTATAATGCAAAAGGAATATGTGCACATCACTTTCATGcaatttgacatttaaaatgggATGTGCATGCATTGTCTGTTCAAAATTTGCATTAGATGAGAGATGAGAGTGAAGAAAATAGGCAATTTGATCATTAATGTGCTCAGAATGGTTACAGACAGGAGAATTCACCTAACCTAGCACCTTTCAAAGGTACACGATCTGCTCTCATGTCATCTGTAAACGTCGCTATTTAACATAGTTGTTTAATCTAATCAAGAAAACTCAATACAAAACAACATTGCTGCATTTATCAATGATCTCGGAGGGGCAGGTGAGCTTTGGACGTGCAACACTATCAACATCAAGCATAACTCAAGAAACGAAATTCCTCGAAATGCCAAAGTCTTCTTTTAACTTCCAGCTTAACGACAGCTGAATCAAGCTGAGCCATTTCAGCTTTTCACAAAGCAGCTTTGTGAAACCAAACAAATGGCAGCATACACGTAGCGGCTGCAAATAGAGATTTTACAGGAAATATAGTGTGCATGTGTAAAGATTAAAATGGCCTGCACCAAGTTGTTGCTGCAGGCCAACTTCTTGCTAATAAAAGTAACATCTTCTTTCTGACCATGCCTGGGGCTTGATGACAGAAGTATTCGGGAATAATGTGTTGACAAACTGCGGCATGTTAGTGGTTGAATGATTAAGTACTGTGCTGCTGACTGCAGCTTATCAGATCCCTGCAGAAGATAACTGTGAAATGTGGCTCTTACAACATAGGATGACTAGATAATGTGCATGAGGAAGACGTGGGGACGGCTGAGTTCCTGTTGTACACATGCTTCTATTTTTTGTAATATTACAGAGCTTCTCGTCACCATGGCATTTTATAATAATCTACCTTTATAATGACTACAATTAGTGCTACTGATCACATTTTACCAACTAGCAGCCCCAGGTAAATAAACAGTCACATGTTCTTCTTAAAAATAGAAGTACAGTAATCAAAAGTGAAAGCTACTAAGAGACAACTAAAAAGAGCCAAAATGGCTGGTTGTGAGGTCACTGTAGGGTAAAGTGAAAATGGTTTCACTGTAGAATAATTTGCTCTATACCACCAATGACAGcgttgtttaattatttatagtgCATGGACCACTGTAACCAGAAAGTCCAAGCAGAAAAATCAGTTTACAACCATGTAATTCTAGCCAACACAGAAAATTAGACATCCTGGGTTAAACTCATGAGACACATGTCAGTAATCTAGCGAAGCACTCTAATATTGATGTGTTAGAGTGATTTCCAAAGCTATGGCACAAAATCCGCTCCCGAAAAATCCCCAAACTTTctttaatgaatattttttttctcatccaaaagttttgctgtgtgatttaaaaTTAACATTAATCAGTATTTGTCATCTACAATAACATGCTTACACGACATTGGGCCTTATGACTGATTAACACCGTATGAAGCCAACTGATAGCAGCAGTTGCGTGCTGAAATTTTCACTCTCTAATTAGACACATAATCAAGCTACACACACCAGATTAACAGTGGTTACAACTTGCACAACTGGCAGAAACGCACACACTTCTCTTTGGCACATCACACACGTTTGAGTCTTGGTGTTATACGCAGTCTTCCAGATTATGCAGTGAAAAACGTCCCATCGTTGTCACCCCTACCCACTAGTTCCCACTTTGAAAATATTTATGTGCAAAGACACAGCCAAGATCAGACTGTGAAGAAAAGAACAGCAATTTGTGAGCTTGATCGCTCCAAATCTCTAAGATTAAATGCTTATGATTTATTCCTCATAATTCATTCCTTGATGGACTGCGTGCATGCATGCAATAAAgtgtatttcttttcatttaatttataaCATTACTGCACTACATCAGTGGACACAAACTTTGAAATCTGTCCCCGAGGATAACAACTAACAAGACAGGGTGTGGTTTGAAGTCTCCGCAGTGACGTTGTCATCCAGGCTTTGTTTCCGTTTAAGATGTTAACTGCTGACTGCTGACTCACACTTGAAACCTCCCGAGGTTTTGAATTAATATGAACAACTGTAACACAACCTAATGAACTTTATGGACACATTTCCAACATTGTGAAGCTTGTCTTGTTTAATCCAAGAGGTTATTTTCTGACTTCAGCTAcatattttaaacaatttttacTTGCTCTCCATAGAGCTGCTTTTATTTACTGACACTACTCCCTGATTTTTCTGGTCGAGTGGACCAATCTGTAACACATTTATCTAATTTTTGCATGTTTACAACACTGAATATTGACACAAACCTATCACTAGCTTTAGTAGTAAAACATCTTAAAGTGCATCTAAATTTGTAATATGTCTATTTGTCTACTTTTAACAttgacattttgtcacattttcatgAGAAACAGGGAGCACGGGAGTTAGCTGAACCCCTGTTCCCACCCTGTTTCCCGGGGCCAGatcaaattgtgtgtgtgtgtctaacctAACTGCATAAGGAGTTTACTTCTGATTGAATCACTTCCAAACTTGCCCCGCCTTTCTACACATCTTAATTAGTTCTGGTTGGATCTTGTCTCTCttgaacattttcttctttttatttgacaAAAGTGTAGATAAACTTCATCATTGCTTTTTCCTTGTGCGTTAGTACTTATTTAGGTATCGTCTTGTTTTTATCAAGAACAAAAAAGATCGTTGAAGAAAACTATGAAGAAAATTAGTGAACTAAAATGTCAAGAACACATTTTAACTCTACTTAAAAAGAACACCCCTATGGCCATTCATACCATACCAATGTAACTAAGTGAGAAACAATTAAATGGCCGATGTGTCTATTTACAACagaaatttctgttttaaagcttgtggggataggttaattggaaaatccaaattgtcactaggtgtgaatgtgcgaatgaatgtgagtgtgaatggttgtctgtccctgtgtgttggccctgcgacagactggcgacctgtccagggtgtaccctgcctctcgccctatgacagctgggataggctccagcaccccccgcgaccctgaaaaaaaggataagcggaagcgaatggatggaaatttctgttttagtttaaaataactttctgtgaatgaacaaaaactttctgttttataaTCACAAGTCAGGCTGGGCAATGCACTACCAgaatttttctgtattattgcacatttatttcttacaatttgaGTCCAAAGATGCTGACagattttgtttgcatttctttatCGCGAAGAAAAATTGAGACGTAGGATTGAAATTGTACTTCACTTCCTTATATTGAGATATTTCAGAGAATAAATGTGTAATTAAGCTTCTTTACACTAACAGAAACAGGAGTTTCATTACTTaggatcaaagtgggctgtacgatataaaatgagtttgacatccttcCCCTAAAACTCGTATCTGTTCTTGCACCGCGCTCTGGCAAACGGATATCGAAAGGACTTTGCAAGTTAAACAGGAGGAGGGCACAACACAAGCTTCAGATTGGGCACCTAGTCATGATTCAACTGCCGCATCACTCTTCACATCCCCCAGGATGTGATGTCATCACTGTGGGTCATTATAAATGGATGAGCCTGTGAGTGTGCATAGAGGTCGTCTTACTCAGTGCTTCCATGTAACCACTGTGTGACTACATTTCATCTGTCCCAGTCAGTTCAGACAGAGCCACATCCCTGTGGCTGCAGTCTTCATCATTATTCTCCTCACCACATCCCTTTGTCAGCAGGCTGGCTGTAAATGATGCTCTGCTGACTTGCTCACTCATATCGGCGGTAGCCTTCTATTAccaaatgtgctgattttacgCTCCCACTGCCTCTTAAATTGCATTCCTAGTTTTATGCAGGATTAGCGTGCTATCACAGACATTGTTCTACAGCCACTCCACCACCTATTATTACTTTCCTCTGTTATTACTGCTGTTATACAAATGCCAGCAATTGCGGTGGCAGTTTTACAGTGTTAGTGTGCACCCTGCTCTTGCTCTAAGGACAATGGTATGTggtctgtttttctctcctcctACGAGAGGTAAATATCATGGGGCATTGTGAGGAAAAAGGTTACCGAAATAAAAAGGACTCTTGCATTTGAGCCAGTCTTTTTCAAGAGTTGGGATGAATTAAAATCTGtctggcttttgtgttttgacCTACAGAAAGCTAACACAGTGATGGCTGTAAAGGTCGTAGAGCTTGCCCTCTTTCATTTTCTAGGTGCAGAAATAGTTACACTTGGCCTTTTCATGGAGGGAAAGTTTCTTTGTACATCCGTCTCTATGTACAAATGATAAGGGCTCACCAAAAACATCTATACTAAAGGCACCGCTGCGTCAAATTTCACTGTGTCTTAGAGTTGTTGCGATACACtttttacaacattaaaaagactgacaggtgaagtgagTAACATTGAATAGGTCATAATAATGCAATGCTTTTAAGGAAAATGTTTGACCCCAAAGGAAGCTCAAAGGCTAAAAGCAAGACTATTTATCATCCAGGGCTCTTGAACTGTCATGGTTCTgcgtcattttgacccagtattttcagtttcttgtattttggtgttttttctgtattatggTTTGTTTTCTGATTCTTTAGTTGTCCTGTTTTGAACATTATAATCCTAAGTTTCAGTGTTATTCTGGTTAAGGGTTTGTTCTtaggtttagttcagtgtctagtctgtgcctgtcatgtttcctgttttactttgaaggtccgtgtctcatgttaGTGTGTCCTGTGTAATTTTCCCCTGTGTTGTCATTATGTTTCATTCGAGTCAGCTgtgtcctcatgtgtctccacttctcctgatcacctcatgtgtgtatttaagtcttcAGTCTTCCTGTGTTCAGCGTCgtgttgtctgtgtttcttACCCCATGTCTGATCATAGTTTATTGTCGCAGTTTAAGTTGTAGTTCTAGGTCTTATTTGACTCGGTATTTTCTCAGTTAACTCTGTATGTTATCACCTGCAACTAGCAAAATAAAGGTTATTTTTGGGCTTTAAAGTTTCATCCCCTCGCCTCTGTCTGCTCCTGGGTCCTCAACGCTAACCCACACATGGTCTGCCTCGGCGGCCTGTGACATGAACGGATGTAAAACACTTCATGGAGATCCAGTGGATGGTTTTAAATCGAAGGAATCAAGTTAATAGAGCTTTATTTCACTGACAGCAATTCAAATCAGCAGCCAAATCCAGCGTACCGCAATCATTTAgagttctttttgtttctttcagggCTGGTGAAAATCAAAGAAGCGACCGACATCGAGGAGAAGTTAAACGAAGTGGAAAGGCTACTGAAGAATGCAATCAACATGCCATGCAAGGTTGGTATTTCATCTGATGGCATGTCATATAGACTTATAAAAGCTTCTTACATGAGCACATCAGCTCTGTACTCAAAAACCTCTTTCTTTAGTATTCCAGATCAGAGGTGATGCTGACTTTCTTTGAGCGGTCGCCCCTGGATCAGGTGCTAAGGAACGACAAAGTCCACAGAATCCAGCCATGCTTTGACAGTCCAATCAAGATATCAGGTTCATATACTTATTTAATGTGAATATAACtacatttcagttatttttcatgatttctttAAGGATGATGTAatattcctctctgcattttccAGAAATCATGCGGTCCAATGGATTTTGTCTGGCCAACACAGAAACCATCGTGTTCGATCACAGTATCCccgaagaaaaagagagacctTCATCGACCGACTCTGTAGAACATACGTGAGTATAAGGATCGCTCAGTCATTAATTCTATCTGCCTTTGCATATGTTACTGAGCAAGAAAGCTATGTTTAAAATCACATTAAGGGCCAGAGTGAGTTTAACACAGTTGTAGGTTTGAAGGCCACTTCAGAGTAAGAAACTACCTACTTGCCTTCTCACAAATGTGAGGATTTCCATGCTTGCCTTTGAGTGTATACAATAAATGCTTTGGTGAGTAAAGAGGTCCTAGAATGTGAACCTACCCCAGGACCCTCCACCCGCTTCACATAGCACAGGAAGTGTGTCTGTGCAGCTCTTCCTTCCCTGGGTGTGTGTAGAAAGCAAAAGAGGAACACATTCCTCTCGGTacttcacagaaacacaaaaacaatgtaAATCACCCATAAATGGCAGCACAGTTCTAAggttttgtcagtgttttgatgttGACACTTACATCACACCTTTGATTCCTGGGGTAAACTACACAGGCCTGGGTTAACCCAGTATGTCTTTCATTTTATTGCCAGGTATGAAGATGGAACAGAGTTTTTGCCATTGGAAACAGATGTGTGTGATGAAGAAACAGAAGCATATGTCACCAACCTCTCCTACTACCATCTGGTCCCATTTGAAACAGACATCCTGGAATGAGCATTGATCTACCAGATGCTTGTCGATGATGGCTTGTCACGCTGTAATATGTAGTCCTCAGTGGAACTCAACTATGCAATGCTGCACACCACGTAGCTGCTGCTTATTCCAGCGACTTTAAGAACTTTTTAAATAAGCATTGGTCATTTTGGAGTTGGCTGGGTGTACAGTTTGCACAGTAGTATTAGAGGAGCGCTACAGCAGCACGCCTTTGTTTTCATCCACTTTATGTGACATCACCGATGTGCCTCATCCAGAGccttacttttttttcccacttcaaAAGGCTTTCAGATGATGTACCTGAGGCAGCCACACAGTATAGATCCTCAGTGACACTTTTAACGTGCTGTTTGGCAACTTAAAAGAACTAAAATCTGTAGGTTGGGGTGTGATTGTAGTGGCGACTACGCAACAGTGGAAATTAAGAAGCAAAAGTAATTTATGGAAACATTCATGATTTTCTCTCATGGACCTAAGAGATGGATCTTTAAGGTTTATCATGTTCTCTGATCCCTGAAGTGATGCCACttaggaaaaaagacaaaaacaaaaaacagttaaggagatttttataggatttttttgttgttgttgttgtgtggtgCAGTTTCCACCTGCATTAAGTTTTTTGTAAAAGCTTAAAACTCACAGGAAAACTCTGATTTTGTTGCTGTGTCATGCAGCAGGATCTTTGGTATGACAGTACACTGAAAGCTGAATGAAACTAGAAAACATGGGCTCTGATGATAGACACTTGTGGAATTTAGCTAGTCTTGGAGATGTTACCTGTGACAAATTGTTGCAATTGCTAAATTAAAGGCACTGAAGTGTGCGCAGTGCTTTTTGAGTCCTATTTGACCAGTCAAAGCAAACACCAGTCCACAAACTGGGGGGCAAGGTTTTCAATTTTGCATCTGTCCCAGGACTGAACCACAGAGGTTTTGATTATGATGGTGAATTGAGCAAGAATTATGTTATCTTATCCTCCAGCAGCATAAACATCAGCAGGAGATTCCTTTTCATGCTTCAGTTGGGCCTTGGACTGCTGTcagttaaaataatataaagaaaatacaaagtttGGTTGTTATGTTGTTGCTTTGTGTTCAGATAAATGCTGCCGAGTTTGATGTTGATGAGACGTTTTTTGTATTAGTTTTGTCTGAATTATGAATTGTGATGTTAGACATGTAGCTTCATAAAAATGCTCATTTTTTTTGCCCATAAAGGAATAATTTGGTGTCAAGAGTGAGTGTAGCCTGTGGAAAACAGAATCATGTCTCTGCTGTTGTTTTCTGATGAGTGATAAAATGGGGCAAAGAAAGCTTTGTTTAAAGGCTCCATTGAGGTCACTTTTGTAAGATGACATGAGTGGGTTCAGTCAGACAGCTGAGTGTGGGAGTCTACAGAACAAGTCCTCTCTTTATGTAAAGAAGACAAACAACTTTGCTGTACTACAAGTTTCTATAGGAAAAGTTGTGAAGCAAGGCAAACAATTGGTTAAAATTCACGCCTTTGTATGTTTGTACTATAAGGAGGGCACTTTTACTTCTGAAACTGAGAACTCAGTGGTGCATTGCAGAGGCTTTGAATGTGACCCAAAtgctaaaaatgtatatttgtgttgTGTTAGCTGTCTTTGCTTCAGCGGTTTTGTCACTGCAGGAGTCACCGTGGCCTTACAATGTAACTTAACAGCTTGTGTCCAGGTTCCTGCCCTTCCAAATACAAAGGCATTCAGCCCTCCACAAACTTGGCACATGAGCCGTCAGCATGGCGATCCTCCACATGAATCTGTTTAGTAACACAGTCATGATCACTATTCACCCCGTGAGAAAGTACAGCTCTTTCACAGGATACAAAAGTATTTCATGCtttctcttcttgttttttgaaCAAGAATGACGTGCTGATTTTGTATATAAGCATTTCTGTCTAAGGTGCGAAAAAAAACTGGAATTTCCCACTAAAATTTCTGGACCAAGATTTTGTTCTACATGAAATTGTCTGATATTGATGAACGAGCATAGGCGTTCATATTTAATAATGAAAACTCCAGCAAGACCTCTGCCTTCTTTACGACTCTTTTGCAAGCTTATggcattcagtttattttgaatatGAAGTTCTGAAATGGTACTCAACGCATTCAATGCAATGAGGAAAAACACAACGCTGGTACTCCAGTGCCAGTGAAACTCTGAAACAAAGCTACATGCCTGGTGTGCCAGCCAGAGGTTTGAAGAGAGACAAGTGAAGACAATAGgaaaataaagttacacaaaatattcttatttattttgtaaatttcaGCCACATTCTGTGAAGCCAACCATTCTATGCCTTGTAATGTATTGTATATTTACTTGTGTGCGTCATACGTGAGATGAACCTTTGGTTTGTAAATATGAATCTTAATTATAAACTTCTAAGATGAAGTTTATGTGCAAACATGTTTGATAACCTTAAAGATATTCAGTATTGGTTacaaattattattcaaaaaacCTTC is a genomic window of Astatotilapia calliptera chromosome 9, fAstCal1.2, whole genome shotgun sequence containing:
- the pxdc1b gene encoding PX domain-containing protein 1; this translates as MASAVFEGTSLVNMFVRDCWVNGIRRLIISQSGEEEEFFEIRTEWSDRNILYLHRSYSDLGRLFRRLVESFPEDRRDLSKSPLIEGLVKIKEATDIEEKLNEVERLLKNAINMPCKYSRSEVMLTFFERSPLDQVLRNDKVHRIQPCFDSPIKISEIMRSNGFCLANTETIVFDHSIPEEKERPSSTDSVEHTYEDGTEFLPLETDVCDEETEAYVTNLSYYHLVPFETDILE